The nucleotide sequence TTAGCCCTTCCGCTCTGCTTTTCCTGTGACAGCAAGGGTGAAAAACAGGAAGAGATTCCCCTGGAATCCATGAGGAATGAAGTGACTGCCACCAAGGTCACCGTGGCCAAGGCAGAAAAGCGTTCCTTTGATTACCTGATCAATGCCTCTGGCAAGGTGGAGGCCGCCCAGCAGGTCAAAGTCTTTATCGAAAGGAGGGGCTATCTCAAAGCACTTAATCTTAAAGAGGGCCAATCCATAAAGGCCGGAACAGTGATGGCGCTTTTGGATAATACGGATAATATATTCAGAAGAGAGAAGGCTTTGGTGCAGCTGAAAAATGCCCAGGCCAATTATAACAGTGAAATGCTGGGTTTTTCCACCATCATGGAGGGTGACGATATAGATAAGATTTCAGAACTGCAAGAGCAGCTCAAGGCCAGCAGTGGGCTATTATCAGCTGAAATCGAACTGAAGGAAGCAGAACTGGAATTGGAAAAGTCCACCATCAAAGCACCCATATCGGGCAAGGTGGCTGACCTGAAGCTTAAGCCCGGTAGCTTGGTCAATGCGGGGGACGAGCTTTGTGAAATCCTGAGTACAGAGGAGCTGAACCTGAGGGTCAAGGTGCTGGAGTCGGACATTCCCTTTATTTCCCTTGCACAGGAGACGGAGGTATATCCTGTTGCTGCAGGAACGGGCAGCCTATCAGGCAGGGTGAGCAGCATCAATCCCAAGGTGGATGAAAATGGCCTGGTGGAAGTCAATATCAAACTTAAAAAAGGAGAAAAATTACTTCCCGGGATGAATGCCCGGGCAGTGATCCGTGCCCCGCAAAATGATAATGTGGTCGTACCCAAGCAGGCCCTGGTCTACCGCTCAGGACGTCCGGTGGTCTTTACCCTCAATGGGAAGGAATCCAAGTGGAACTATGTGGAGGTGGGCAAGGACAATGGCCGGGAGATAGAGGTCCTTGATGGGATTAAGGATGGGGAAACGGTCATCACCAGCAATAACCTGCAGTTGGCTCACCAAGCACCAGTACAGATCGTCAAAGAAAAAGAATAGCCCATGGTCAGGTTTTTATTATCAAGGCCCATAGCGGTCACCATGGTTTTTCTGGCCCTGATGGTCTTTAGCCTAATTGGCTTCACCAAGCTGCCCATATCCTTATTGCCGCCCATAGATGTGCCGCAGATTGTGGTAAAGGTGAATTATCCCAATGCTTCTCCTGAGGCCATTGAGCAGAATGTGCTGAGCAGGGTGCGGGAAGGACTGATCACCCTCAACGAGCTTGAAGATATGGACAGTAAGGCAGGCAGTGAAACTGGTACGCTGAGGCTCCAATTTGCCTATGGCACTTCCATGGAGCTGGCCTATATTGAAGTGAATGAAAAAATAGACCGCCTCACCAATAGCCTGCCCCAAGAGCTTGCCCACCCCCAGGTCATCCGCATCAATACCAATGACATTCCCATGGTCCGCTTACAGGTGATTCCAAAGGAAGGAACAGATTATGCCGCAGTAACCAAATTGGCCGAAAATGTCCTAAAAAAGCGCATAGAGCAACTGCAGGGAATATCCCTGGTAGATATCAATGGCAAGCAGGAAAGGGTCATTACCGTGGAACCCAATAAGGCGGTCTTGGCTGGCTTGGGCATGACCGAGCAAAATGTCATCAATGCGATACGATCTGGAAACAGCGAACCTTCGGGAATAAGCGTAAAGGATGGGCAATATCGTTATTTTTTGCGCTTGGCGACCCGGGTGGATACCCCTGAAGATATAGCAGGGCTTCCCGTAATGGGACCTGGGGGGAATATGGTGGAGTTGAATAAAGTAGCCAATGTCCAATACCAAATGGGAAGTCCCATGGGCTACCACCTATATGGAGAGCAGGAAGGCTTGGTGATCACCATACACAAGCAGGCGGCAGCCAAGATGAATGAGCTGATGGAAAAGGTCAGCGAGTCGGTGGAATTGTTCAAAAAGGATTATCCGCAGGTGGATTTTGCCCTCAGCCAGGACCAATCCGCCCTGCTCAATGCGGGGATCAATAACCTGCAGACCAGTTTGCTCTTTGGAGGGATTTTCGCCTTTGGGGTATTATTTATCTTTATGGGCAATTATAAGATGCCCTTGATTATTGGTGTCAGCCTGCCCACTTCCCTACTGATCAGTTTTCTGGTATTTTATGCTTTTGGGATTTCCATCAATGTGATTTCCCTAAGTGGCCTGGCTTTGGGCTTGGGCATGTTGATCGATAATGCCATTATTGTTTTGGACAATATCACCCGCAAAAGACAGGAGGGCTTGCCACTTTTTGATGCCTGCGTCAAGGGGGTAAATGAAGTCATGTCGGCTTTGATCTCTTCTGTGCTGACCACTTTGGCGGTCTTTGTGCCCTTGGTTTTTCTGAGTGGTATTTCCGGGGCCTTGTTCTTTGATCAGGCAGTGTCGGTGGCAGCCATTCTATTTGTCTCATTGCTGGTGGCCTTTATATTATTGCCTTTACTTTACCGACTTTTCTTTGCCAAAAAGCAATGGGACAGCAACCAAGAGGATAGCCGCTTTTTTAAATGGGTCTTGGCTTTATATAAAAGTGGCTACCAAAGGCTGATGACCCAAAGGCGCTTGAGTTTGATTTTATTATTGGCCCTTATTCCACTGTTTTTGATGATCGGTCTGGCATTGCCCAAAGAAGGATTGCCTCCGATCGGGAAAAAAGATGTCTTGATCGAACTGGATTGGAATGAGCCCATAGCGGTAAAGCAGAACCTTGAGCGGGTAAAGGGAATGATGGCATTGCTGGGAAATAGCTTTGAACATGCGGAGGCAGATGTGGGAGTCCGTCAGTTTTTGCTTTTTGATGGGGAAAACTCGGTACAAGAGGCCAGCATTTATATTGACTTCAGGGATCAGGCAAGCAAAGAAAAATATACGGCACAATTGGAAAAACAGCTGAGGGCGCAATATCCACAGGCCAGCATCAAGCTGATGGATGCTCCCAATGCCTTTGACCAGCTTTTTGCTTCCAATAGGCCCTACTATGAAATGCGCTGGAAGGACCTGAAGGACAAAAAGCCAGTTGATGCAGCGACCATGGAACCTTGGTTGGAGGATTTGCCGGTGAAACAGTGGAAGAAAGGTCCCGGCTTGCAGGAAGAATCTGCTGTGGTCTTTCACTTGGATTTGGAAAAACTGGCCTTGTACCAAATTGAGCTCAATGAGATAGCGGGGCAGATTGAAAGGCTTTTCGGCGCTTATACCATTGATGAGATCAAACAGTTCAGCGAGGTGACCCCGATCCGCTTATTGGAAAATGATGCCGATTATAGGGGGATTTTAGCAAGCAATTACCTGCGCTCCAAGGAGGGGCAGCCTTATGCCCTGGCCAATTTTATCCAAGTGGGATATGAGGACCATTATAAGTATGTGACGGCGGATAAGACCGGGATTTACCAATCTGTGGAAATTACGGCGCCCAATCCACAAAACAGGGAGAGGGAGCTTAAAAACTGGGGATTGGATAGAAATCTCAGTGTGTCTTTTTCCGGACAATATTTCAAAGATCAGGAAAATCTTCAACAATTGATTGGGATTTTGGGCGTAGCGGTACTGCTGCTTTATTTTATCCTTGCAGCCCAGTTTGAAAGTTTTGTACAACCGCTGATTGTGATCTTTACCCTGCCGCTGGGTATTGGAGGGGCCTTGCTAGTGCTCTGGTTGACCGGGACTTCCCTAAATGTGATGTCGGCCATTGGTCTGGTGGTGATGCTGGGGATTATGGTCAATGATGCCATTTTGAAGATCGACACCATTAACAGGTTGAGGGTGAAATATGCGGAGCAGGAAAGGGATTTGACGGACAGGGAGATTTTGGAACAGGCCCTTTTTAAGGCTGGGGAAATCAGGCTGAAACCCATTTTGATGACCTCGATGACCACTATTTTGGCTTTGCTGCCCGTGGTATTCAGTTCAGGCCTGGGAGCGGACCTGCAAAGACCTTTGGTGTTCAGTGTGATGGGCGGCTTGACGATCGGGACGCTGACCGCATTGTATTTTGTGCCTTTGATGTATTGGGCGTTGAGTAGAAAAAAGAATAAAGAGGAAAGAAGAAAGATTGGAGTAGTTAGTAGCTAGTATCAAGTACAAAGTATGGAGTATAAAGTAGGAATCCTGTTGACTGTATTGCAGGAATTATCTTGACTCAAACCCCAAAGGGGGGTAAACATACTTAATGGTGAAGCATCATCAGGCCTAGCGACCCTGAAGGGGTCGAATAAAATACGGGTAGAGATGTACGAGGTGGAAATATGGAGTATGAAGAACGGAGCTATTAGAAATGTTGTATCAAGTCTCTGCCTTGGTACTGGTTAAATTGAGTCTCTGACTAAAAATATTGTTTTCGTTGTGTCGAAAATGGTATTAAATAATAGATAAGCCTATGTTTTTTTTATGGAGGGTTAGCCTTGTTTTAGCTGCTTTAGTAGTAATGGGTTGTTCGGAGGAACCTAAAAATATCTTGCCGACTATTCCAGTGTCAGAAAAGGCTGATCCAGCCCTTGCATTGAATGAGATTGCAAAATCGGTCAAAAGGATTCAATTGGAGACCACAAAGGCGGCATTGTTGGGTTATATAATGAAAGTAAAACAATATAATGAAAAGCTTTATATAGCTGATAGAGATAAAGTCTTGGTTTTTGATTTGGAAGGAAAGTTTTTATACCAAATCGGAAGCTATGGGGAAGGACCCGGTGAGTATATGATAGTTAATACATTTGCCATGGATCCGCATAATGGAAATGTTTACATAGCTTCAAATTATAGGATATTGGTTTATTCTGCGGATGCTGAATTATTGATGGAAAAAAAGTTTTTCCATTATATATACGGTTTGGAATTTACTGATGGTAAACTATATGAATTTTATAATTCTCACGGAAACGAGGTGAAAGAGGGCTATGTCAATTATTCATTTCTCCATGAATTTAGCCCTCAATTGGAATTGTTGGACAGTATTACACTAAAGACAGTTAATTTAAAAAAACACATAGTGAGTGTTTACAATTACAAGCATTTTATATCAAAAACTAAAGAGGGTACCTACCTATATTACCCCGTGCTAGTTGCTGAAAATATTAAAAGGGACACCCTGTATCAGTTTAAGGAGGATAGGTTAGTTCCTTTTTTAAAATTGGATTTTGAAAAGCCACAGTCTTCAGATGTACTAAAAATGAGGAAGGCAGTGAATATCTATAATATTAATAATTCAAATTCTTACGTGATATGTGAATATGTACAAGAAAGGGAAAATCGGTTTTTTGTTTTTAATAAGAAGGATTCTATCAGTTATAATCTAAAAGTGGGACCACTGGATGATCAAGGGGAGCCAGTCGTGCTTAGGCCCCTAGACTTAGAAAAAGACAAGTTTTACTATGCGAAAGCTTCAGAATTCATGGATAAAGAAACCGAAGAATCCAACCCTATAGTTGGTATTGTTGAATTGAAATAATAATTGTTGAAAGGAGCCAACGGCTCAAGTTTGCTTGGTCCATCAGCACAGCTGAATGGACAACATGACTTGAGGCTCAATACTCAATACTCACATCTCAAGACTAATCTAAAGTCTAAAATCTTATGTCTAACATCTAGTGTCTAAAACAAAATTTGAGTCCATTTAGAATTGTCATATCGTTTTTTGTGCTGGCCATCATAGGCTTTGCCTTGGTGCCCAGGCTGACCGTGGAGCTGAATCCCAGAGAACAGCAGCCGGTGCTCAGTATTTCCTATTCCGTGCGGGATGCTTCCCCAGAGCTGGTGGAAAAGCTGGGGACGGCACCTTTGGAGGGGCTTTTTAGCCAGTTGTCCGATCTTAAGAAAATCGAATCGGTTTCCCGCTATAATGGCGGCTCTGTGACTCTGCGCTTCGATAAGCACACGGACATGGAATTCAAGAAGTTTGAGGTGACCTCCCTGATCAGGCAGGTGTATCCATCCTTGGATGCCAAGGTCAGCTTTCCGTTGGTTTACCAGTCTGCCCAGCGTAATGATGAACCGCCTATTCTGCAATACAGCATCAATGCACCCTTTGCGGCCTTTGAAATCAAAAAGGTCACTGAGGATATCTTGAAGTCCGTCCTTAACCGCTTTGATGAGGTGGAGGAAATCCAGGTTTATGGGGCCAGGGACCTGCAGCTTTTTGTGACCTACGATATACAAAAACTCCAGGCTTTTGGCATAAGCAGGGGAATGCTCAATTCAGTGCTGCGCAGTGCTTTTGGAACAAGTTTTCCCGGCATGGCCCTGAACCATCAAGGGGAAGCCCTTTTTATTCAGGTGGACCGCTCCTTGGTCGAAATGGAGCAGTTGGAAATGCTTAGGATTACTAATCGCGATGGAAAGGATATTTACCTCAGGGACATTGCCCAACTGACCTTGGAGGAAGCGGAACCCAATCGCTATTACCGGATCAATGGCAATAACTCCGTGACCATGAGCATTACCAGTAGAGAAGGGGTGAACAAGGTGGTTTTGGCACAAAGGCTAAAGGAGGCCATCGAGGAAGCTTCTGAGCTGTTGCCTGCAGGATATGATGTGCGCTTGGAGCAGGATGATACCGAATACCTGTCCAAGGAACTGAACAAAATCTATAAAAGATCAGGGCTGTCCATCCTGATTTTGGTGGTCTTTATCTTTTTGATCAACCGGAACTGGCGTTACCTGACCGTATTATTTTTGGGCATCCTGGTCAACCTGAGTGCTACGGGCATTATCCTATATACTTTAGGGACCCATCTGCACCTTTATTCGATTGCAGGATTGACCATCTCTTTTGGATTGATCGTGGACAATGCCATTATCATGATCGATCACCTGCACAAACACAAAAATAGAAAGGTCTTTTTGGCCCTTTTGGCGGCTTCCCTGACCACCATTGCCGCCCTGCTTATGGTATTTTTATTGCCGGAAGAAGACCAGAAAAACCTGACGGACTTTGCGGTGGTGGTAGCCGTGATGCTGGCAGTGTCGCTACTGGTGGCACTCATGTTTACCCCTGCCATGTACCAATTACTATTTGGGGAAAAAGTAGGCCAGAAAAGAAGCATCACTGTCCCCAAGTTGAGGAGACGGGTGAGGTGGTTTGGAAGGTACCGGAAGCTCATTGGATTTGCCGCTCACTACCGAAAGACCTTTGTCATATTCTTGGTCTTGCTTTTTGGCTTGCCCATATTTTACCTGCCGGCCAAATGGGAAGGGCAGGATTGGTACAATAAGGTCATTGGCAGCACGGTATATCAAGAGGACATCAGGCCCTATGTGGATAAGGCTTTGGGTGGTTCCTTGAGGATGTTTGTCCGAGGGGTATTTGAGAAGTCTGGCTACAGGGAAGCTGCCCAGACAAGGCTATATGTAAATGTGCGCCTGCCCTTTGGGAATACCCTCGATCAAATGGACTTTATCATTCGGGAGTTTGAGGAGTTTTTAAAAGGGGTAGAAGGGGTAGACAAGTTTGTGAGCAATGTGTCCTCGGGACAATATGCTTCCATTACCATTACCTTTAAGGAAGCTTATGAAAATTCAGCCTTGCCTTATCAGCTGAAAGGAAGACTGTCAGTAAAAGCAACAGACTGGAGCGGTGCAAGATGGAGTATCTATGGAGTGGGCCAAGGTTTTAGTGCCGGCCCCGGCGGAGAAGGGATTCCATCCTTTACCGTGATGATGAAGGGCTATAACTATGATGAACTGGCAAGGCAGTCCGAAGTACTGGCCGAAAAGCTCATGCAGCACAAAAGGATCCAAGAAGTCAATACCAATGAGCGCCTGTCTTACGGGGAAAGGAGTTCTGAGGAGTTTGTACTTCGATTTGATCAGAAGAAGCTCGCCCTGCAGGGTACCAATCAATATGAGGTGATGACGGCCCTGAGTGATAGGTCCAAACCCACTGGGGCAAGTCTTTATTTGAACCTAGAGGATAAGAATTATGGTGTGGTCGTCAGGGAAAAGCATGCAGAAGATTTCTCCCGTTTTGACTTGGAAGAAACCACCTTGATCAGTTCGGAGGACAAAATGCTTAAAGTGTCCAGTTTAGGGACGCTGGTAAAGGAAACTACGACCAACTCCCTGCACAAGGAAGACCGACAATATATCCGGAGGGTGGCCTTTGAGTATATGGGCTCAAGGAAGTTTGGCCGTGAATACCTGGATGAAGTGCTGGAAGAGATGAAGGCAAGTATGCCCATTGGGTATTCTGCTGAGACTTCTTCCTATGGCTGGGGCTATGGAAAGACCCAAAGACAGTATACACTGTTGCTGGTCTTGATGGTGGCGATTTTCTTTATCTGCGGAGTCTTATTTGAAAATCTCAAACAGCCTTTTTATATCATTGCGGTGATCCCTATTGCCTTTATTGGCTTGTTCTTGATCTTTTCGCTATTTGATTTTTATTTCGATCAGGGCGGCTATGCTGCTTTTGTAATGCTGGGGGGCTTGGCGGTGAATGCCGCCATTTTCATCGTCAATGACCTGAACAATAGAGAAAATGGAAAGTATAACCGAAATGTATTGAAGTCAGTGGCAGGTAAATCCATTCCCATTCTATTGACGGTGCTTTCCACCTGTTTTGGTTTGGTTCCATTTATTATGGAGGGGCAAAACGAGATATTCTGGTTTTCGCTTGCCATAGGTACTATTGGAGGGCTGGTGTTCAGTATGCTAGGGGTATTTGTGGCCTTGCCGGTGTTTTTGTGGAGGAAAGAGAGTAGGAAGTAGCAAGTACAAAGTATCAAGTATCTAGATAAAATACGCTAGACACCAGACGCTAGACAAAAGAACAAAGACTGAAGTACAAAGTATATAGATTTTACCACAAAGGTCGCTAAGGAAGCTCAAAGGTCGCGAAGGTTGGGTTTACGAGAAACTCAGGGGCCTCTGTGAAGACTTAGTGTTACTCTGTGGTTTTTTATGTCAAGATTAAAGAGCAAAGAATAAAGACTTATAATATAACTTAGCGTATACAAGATAATATTTAATTGAACCTTAAACTTGTATCCAGTAGATAGTTGGGTTATTTTCAGGCCAATATTCTTTTTAATTTTCTTAACCATTTTGATTCATGAGAGTAATCAATGTTTTTATCTTTCTGTGTTTAATAACTTTTGAGGTGCTGGGCCAAAAAAAGGAACAGCCCAATTTTATCATTATTATCGCTGATGATGCCGCATGGGATGATAGCGGGGTATATGGCAATGATATGGTCCAAACGCCTAATATCAATAAATTGGGAGAAGAGGGGCTGGTTTTTGATAATGCTTTTTTGACTACCAGTTCTTGCAGTCCCAGTAGGTGCAGTATTTTGACTGGCAGGTATCCGCACAGTACAGGTGCGCCCGAGTTACATATGCCCTTGCCCGAGGATCAACTCTTGTTTGCTGGAGAGCTTCAAAAAGTAGGTTATTATACGGTGGCAGCAGGGAAATACCATATCGGGCCACCTCGAAAGGATTTTGACAAGATATATGGCCATCAAGTCAGTGGTTGTGAATATTGGATACAGGCATTGGAAGAGCGACCAAAAGATCAGCCATTTTTTATGTGGTTGGCCTCTAAAGATCCACATAGATCCTATGAGGAAAATATCATCCCCAATCCACATGATCCCAAACAGGTGAAAGTTCCTCCCTATCTACCCGATAACGATTCGGTTAGGAAGGACCTGGCCTTATACTATGATGAGATTGCCCGTTTGGACAGTTATTTGGGAAAGGTGATGGAAGCATTGAAGGAACAGGGTGTAGATGAAAATACCATGGTGATCTATATGACGGATAATGGCAGGCCATTTCCAAGGGACAAAACCAGGCTTTATGATA is from Echinicola marina and encodes:
- a CDS encoding efflux RND transporter periplasmic adaptor subunit, with amino-acid sequence MKLKPYFLLPFLALPLCFSCDSKGEKQEEIPLESMRNEVTATKVTVAKAEKRSFDYLINASGKVEAAQQVKVFIERRGYLKALNLKEGQSIKAGTVMALLDNTDNIFRREKALVQLKNAQANYNSEMLGFSTIMEGDDIDKISELQEQLKASSGLLSAEIELKEAELELEKSTIKAPISGKVADLKLKPGSLVNAGDELCEILSTEELNLRVKVLESDIPFISLAQETEVYPVAAGTGSLSGRVSSINPKVDENGLVEVNIKLKKGEKLLPGMNARAVIRAPQNDNVVVPKQALVYRSGRPVVFTLNGKESKWNYVEVGKDNGREIEVLDGIKDGETVITSNNLQLAHQAPVQIVKEKE
- a CDS encoding efflux RND transporter permease subunit → MVRFLLSRPIAVTMVFLALMVFSLIGFTKLPISLLPPIDVPQIVVKVNYPNASPEAIEQNVLSRVREGLITLNELEDMDSKAGSETGTLRLQFAYGTSMELAYIEVNEKIDRLTNSLPQELAHPQVIRINTNDIPMVRLQVIPKEGTDYAAVTKLAENVLKKRIEQLQGISLVDINGKQERVITVEPNKAVLAGLGMTEQNVINAIRSGNSEPSGISVKDGQYRYFLRLATRVDTPEDIAGLPVMGPGGNMVELNKVANVQYQMGSPMGYHLYGEQEGLVITIHKQAAAKMNELMEKVSESVELFKKDYPQVDFALSQDQSALLNAGINNLQTSLLFGGIFAFGVLFIFMGNYKMPLIIGVSLPTSLLISFLVFYAFGISINVISLSGLALGLGMLIDNAIIVLDNITRKRQEGLPLFDACVKGVNEVMSALISSVLTTLAVFVPLVFLSGISGALFFDQAVSVAAILFVSLLVAFILLPLLYRLFFAKKQWDSNQEDSRFFKWVLALYKSGYQRLMTQRRLSLILLLALIPLFLMIGLALPKEGLPPIGKKDVLIELDWNEPIAVKQNLERVKGMMALLGNSFEHAEADVGVRQFLLFDGENSVQEASIYIDFRDQASKEKYTAQLEKQLRAQYPQASIKLMDAPNAFDQLFASNRPYYEMRWKDLKDKKPVDAATMEPWLEDLPVKQWKKGPGLQEESAVVFHLDLEKLALYQIELNEIAGQIERLFGAYTIDEIKQFSEVTPIRLLENDADYRGILASNYLRSKEGQPYALANFIQVGYEDHYKYVTADKTGIYQSVEITAPNPQNRERELKNWGLDRNLSVSFSGQYFKDQENLQQLIGILGVAVLLLYFILAAQFESFVQPLIVIFTLPLGIGGALLVLWLTGTSLNVMSAIGLVVMLGIMVNDAILKIDTINRLRVKYAEQERDLTDREILEQALFKAGEIRLKPILMTSMTTILALLPVVFSSGLGADLQRPLVFSVMGGLTIGTLTALYFVPLMYWALSRKKNKEERRKIGVVSS
- a CDS encoding 6-bladed beta-propeller gives rise to the protein MFFLWRVSLVLAALVVMGCSEEPKNILPTIPVSEKADPALALNEIAKSVKRIQLETTKAALLGYIMKVKQYNEKLYIADRDKVLVFDLEGKFLYQIGSYGEGPGEYMIVNTFAMDPHNGNVYIASNYRILVYSADAELLMEKKFFHYIYGLEFTDGKLYEFYNSHGNEVKEGYVNYSFLHEFSPQLELLDSITLKTVNLKKHIVSVYNYKHFISKTKEGTYLYYPVLVAENIKRDTLYQFKEDRLVPFLKLDFEKPQSSDVLKMRKAVNIYNINNSNSYVICEYVQERENRFFVFNKKDSISYNLKVGPLDDQGEPVVLRPLDLEKDKFYYAKASEFMDKETEESNPIVGIVELK
- a CDS encoding efflux RND transporter permease subunit; the protein is MSPFRIVISFFVLAIIGFALVPRLTVELNPREQQPVLSISYSVRDASPELVEKLGTAPLEGLFSQLSDLKKIESVSRYNGGSVTLRFDKHTDMEFKKFEVTSLIRQVYPSLDAKVSFPLVYQSAQRNDEPPILQYSINAPFAAFEIKKVTEDILKSVLNRFDEVEEIQVYGARDLQLFVTYDIQKLQAFGISRGMLNSVLRSAFGTSFPGMALNHQGEALFIQVDRSLVEMEQLEMLRITNRDGKDIYLRDIAQLTLEEAEPNRYYRINGNNSVTMSITSREGVNKVVLAQRLKEAIEEASELLPAGYDVRLEQDDTEYLSKELNKIYKRSGLSILILVVFIFLINRNWRYLTVLFLGILVNLSATGIILYTLGTHLHLYSIAGLTISFGLIVDNAIIMIDHLHKHKNRKVFLALLAASLTTIAALLMVFLLPEEDQKNLTDFAVVVAVMLAVSLLVALMFTPAMYQLLFGEKVGQKRSITVPKLRRRVRWFGRYRKLIGFAAHYRKTFVIFLVLLFGLPIFYLPAKWEGQDWYNKVIGSTVYQEDIRPYVDKALGGSLRMFVRGVFEKSGYREAAQTRLYVNVRLPFGNTLDQMDFIIREFEEFLKGVEGVDKFVSNVSSGQYASITITFKEAYENSALPYQLKGRLSVKATDWSGARWSIYGVGQGFSAGPGGEGIPSFTVMMKGYNYDELARQSEVLAEKLMQHKRIQEVNTNERLSYGERSSEEFVLRFDQKKLALQGTNQYEVMTALSDRSKPTGASLYLNLEDKNYGVVVREKHAEDFSRFDLEETTLISSEDKMLKVSSLGTLVKETTTNSLHKEDRQYIRRVAFEYMGSRKFGREYLDEVLEEMKASMPIGYSAETSSYGWGYGKTQRQYTLLLVLMVAIFFICGVLFENLKQPFYIIAVIPIAFIGLFLIFSLFDFYFDQGGYAAFVMLGGLAVNAAIFIVNDLNNRENGKYNRNVLKSVAGKSIPILLTVLSTCFGLVPFIMEGQNEIFWFSLAIGTIGGLVFSMLGVFVALPVFLWRKESRK
- a CDS encoding sulfatase family protein, producing MRVINVFIFLCLITFEVLGQKKEQPNFIIIIADDAAWDDSGVYGNDMVQTPNINKLGEEGLVFDNAFLTTSSCSPSRCSILTGRYPHSTGAPELHMPLPEDQLLFAGELQKVGYYTVAAGKYHIGPPRKDFDKIYGHQVSGCEYWIQALEERPKDQPFFMWLASKDPHRSYEENIIPNPHDPKQVKVPPYLPDNDSVRKDLALYYDEIARLDSYLGKVMEALKEQGVDENTMVIYMTDNGRPFPRDKTRLYDSGIKTPFIVRWPNQVKPGRTAAMISSIDIAPTFCELAGAALPKAFQGISFASVLEDADHKGRDYIVGEHNWHDYQAYERALRTDKFLYIRNEFPYLNASPPADAVSSISYQEMIRLHNEAELEKIQMDCFVLSRPKEELYDVLSDPFQLNNLAMDDTYAKVLAEMRSKLDTWKKEFEDELPKDYTPDGFNRWTGKRIR